Proteins from one candidate division KSB1 bacterium genomic window:
- a CDS encoding acetate kinase, translating into MTILVLNCGSSSVKYQVINGSTRQWLVKGSISRIGEENSEIWQQRNTGGQVKFYKVIKNHEQAIAQILEGLLNKATGVIHDVSELFAVGHRVVHGGEYFSQPTLITDEVIQRIEECSQLAPLHNPPQLEGILACRKLLPAIPQVAVFDTAFHQTMPKTAYLYGIPYKYYERYKIRRYGFHGTSHYYVAHRAAKLLGRPIADLKIITCHLGNGCSMAAVKAGKCIDTSMGFTPLEGLLMGTRAGDMDPSVAFFLMRKENLSLDQIDNLLNKESGLKGLSENSNNMMKILEGIEQGDQKSQVAFEIFCYRIKKYIGAYAAAMGGLDVLVFTAGIGENSALVRSKSCEGLSFLGIELDPYENTHAKAEEKRISKKDAKVSTWVIPTNEELVIAEETLNVVYSAK; encoded by the coding sequence ATGACGATACTGGTCTTGAATTGCGGCAGTTCATCTGTCAAATATCAAGTAATTAACGGCAGTACACGACAATGGTTGGTCAAAGGGAGCATTTCCCGGATCGGTGAAGAGAATTCGGAGATCTGGCAACAACGCAATACTGGCGGGCAGGTGAAATTTTACAAAGTGATCAAGAATCATGAGCAAGCGATTGCCCAGATTTTAGAAGGGCTGTTAAACAAAGCGACCGGGGTGATCCATGATGTTTCGGAGCTATTTGCGGTGGGACATCGCGTGGTCCATGGAGGCGAATATTTTTCGCAGCCAACGCTCATCACCGATGAGGTGATCCAAAGGATTGAGGAGTGCAGCCAGTTGGCTCCGCTCCATAATCCGCCGCAACTGGAAGGCATTCTGGCCTGTCGGAAGCTATTGCCAGCCATCCCCCAGGTAGCGGTATTCGACACGGCTTTTCACCAAACGATGCCGAAAACCGCTTATCTCTACGGCATCCCATACAAATATTATGAGCGCTATAAGATTCGGCGCTACGGTTTTCACGGCACCTCGCATTATTATGTGGCTCATCGCGCCGCAAAATTGCTAGGCAGGCCGATCGCGGATCTGAAGATCATCACCTGCCATTTGGGCAATGGATGCAGTATGGCAGCGGTCAAAGCCGGTAAATGCATCGATACCTCGATGGGTTTCACTCCATTAGAGGGGCTATTGATGGGCACCCGGGCTGGTGATATGGACCCCTCCGTGGCCTTTTTTCTCATGCGCAAGGAAAATCTATCTCTGGATCAGATCGATAACCTGTTGAACAAAGAAAGCGGTTTGAAGGGCTTGTCGGAAAATTCGAATAACATGATGAAAATCCTGGAGGGGATCGAACAGGGAGACCAAAAGAGCCAGGTGGCGTTTGAGATCTTTTGTTATCGGATCAAAAAATATATCGGCGCCTATGCCGCTGCGATGGGCGGGCTGGATGTACTCGTTTTTACGGCCGGCATCGGTGAAAATTCAGCGCTGGTCCGATCGAAATCCTGCGAAGGGCTTAGCTTTCTTGGGATCGAGCTCGATCCGTACGAGAATACCCATGCTAAAGCTGAGGAAAAGCGCATCAGCAAAAAGGACGCTAAGGTATCAACCTGGGTGATCCCTACCAATGAGGAATTGGTGATTGCCGAGGAGACGTTGAATGTGGTTTATTCGGCTAAGTAG
- a CDS encoding ATP-binding protein — protein sequence MSQINVISRKCRRCYSCIQICPAKAIKREKGNIKIIHERCILCGSCIKTCPQNAMFYLSGLYQVKEFLDNNEKIIACLDPTFPAVLDRGTPRQLVTALKKLGFTEVWEAAFAAELVSREYRELLAQDVGRTIIASFCPAIAFYVQKYLPQLIPNLAPIVSPMIATGRIARKVKGPDWKVIYITACLAQMGEMMAPEVAGVIDQVITFHEVRQLFDEAGIDRLEQEETNFDGPRPYLARIFPVTGGLYRCMGESFDVLMDEISVTGGRIRSLRALHQLVAGFIEAKFIDLEFCEGCVDGPFADMEISVMGRRQIVARYTKAEMSRQSPADVLVEISRFKDIDLHRNFMKMEQNLPIPDEREIEAILQAMDKMPPDRNLDCRACGYPTCRDKAIAVAQGLAEIEMCLPYLLERTRKIYNELKKSHQELQISHQELEKAQASLIRTEKLASLGQLAAGVAHEINNPLGTITIFAHLILKSLAPDDPRRQDVQMIIDEANRTKEIVQGLLSFARETKMRPGTTNLNQLIEEVLALVVNQSLFHNISIHKDLAINLPATFADGTQLKQVFLNIILNAAQAMNGGGDLFIRSQYDATKQHIEIAIRDTGPGIEPEVLNKIFDPFFTTKEKGTGLGLAISYGIVERHHGKIDVQTEPGKGSTFIITLPILENEQKLSGESHQEPIAATLS from the coding sequence ATGAGCCAGATCAATGTCATCAGCCGCAAATGTCGACGCTGCTATAGCTGTATTCAGATCTGTCCTGCGAAAGCAATCAAGCGGGAAAAGGGGAACATTAAGATCATTCATGAACGATGCATTCTTTGTGGCAGTTGTATCAAGACTTGCCCTCAGAATGCAATGTTTTATCTGAGCGGCTTATATCAAGTAAAGGAGTTCCTCGATAATAACGAGAAAATCATTGCTTGCCTGGACCCCACCTTTCCTGCGGTTTTGGATCGTGGGACACCGCGGCAATTAGTGACGGCGCTTAAAAAACTTGGCTTCACCGAGGTCTGGGAGGCGGCATTTGCAGCCGAGCTCGTCAGCCGTGAGTATCGGGAGCTGCTGGCTCAAGATGTTGGGAGGACCATTATTGCTTCTTTCTGTCCAGCCATCGCCTTTTATGTTCAGAAATATCTGCCTCAGCTTATTCCGAATCTGGCGCCCATCGTATCACCAATGATTGCGACGGGACGGATTGCTCGAAAAGTAAAGGGACCAGATTGGAAAGTGATCTATATTACAGCTTGTCTCGCCCAAATGGGGGAAATGATGGCGCCAGAAGTGGCAGGGGTGATCGATCAGGTGATCACATTTCACGAAGTGCGCCAATTGTTCGATGAGGCTGGCATCGATCGGCTGGAGCAGGAGGAAACGAACTTCGATGGACCGCGGCCCTATCTGGCGAGAATTTTTCCGGTCACTGGTGGCCTTTATCGTTGCATGGGTGAGAGTTTTGATGTGCTAATGGATGAGATCAGCGTGACGGGTGGCAGAATTCGTTCACTGCGAGCGCTGCATCAATTGGTGGCTGGGTTCATCGAGGCGAAATTCATCGATCTGGAATTTTGTGAAGGCTGTGTCGATGGCCCCTTCGCTGACATGGAGATTTCGGTGATGGGTCGGCGTCAGATCGTGGCGCGGTATACTAAGGCAGAAATGAGCCGACAAAGCCCAGCAGATGTCTTGGTCGAAATCTCCAGGTTCAAAGACATCGACCTGCATCGGAATTTTATGAAAATGGAACAGAATCTCCCCATTCCTGACGAGCGCGAAATTGAAGCGATTTTGCAAGCGATGGATAAAATGCCACCTGATCGCAATTTGGATTGCCGCGCCTGTGGTTATCCCACTTGTCGAGATAAGGCGATCGCAGTCGCTCAGGGATTGGCGGAGATCGAAATGTGTCTCCCCTATCTTTTGGAACGAACTCGAAAAATCTACAATGAGCTGAAAAAATCCCATCAGGAACTTCAAATTTCCCATCAAGAATTAGAGAAAGCCCAGGCTTCACTGATCCGCACAGAAAAATTGGCGTCGTTAGGCCAATTGGCGGCCGGGGTCGCGCATGAGATCAACAATCCGCTGGGTACAATCACCATTTTCGCCCACTTGATTTTAAAATCATTGGCCCCGGATGATCCGCGGCGACAAGATGTCCAGATGATCATCGACGAAGCCAATCGCACCAAGGAAATTGTCCAGGGATTGCTCAGCTTTGCCCGTGAGACCAAAATGCGGCCTGGGACGACCAATCTCAATCAGCTCATCGAAGAGGTCTTGGCTTTGGTGGTCAATCAGTCCTTGTTCCATAACATCTCCATTCATAAGGATCTGGCAATTAATCTCCCGGCGACTTTTGCCGATGGCACTCAGTTAAAACAGGTTTTTCTGAACATCATCCTCAACGCCGCTCAGGCAATGAACGGCGGTGGCGATCTGTTTATTCGGAGTCAATACGATGCTACCAAACAGCACATTGAAATTGCCATACGGGATACTGGCCCAGGCATCGAACCTGAGGTGCTCAATAAAATCTTCGACCCGTTCTTCACCACCAAAGAAAAGGGAACTGGACTTGGGTTAGCAATTTCCTATGGCATTGTTGAGCGGCATCACGGGAAGATCGACGTGCAGACCGAACCTGGCAAGGGGAGCACTTTTATCATCACGCTGCCAATTTTAGAAAACGAACAGAAATTGAGTGGCGAATCCCACCAGGAACCGATCGCTGCAACGCTGAGCTGA
- a CDS encoding response regulator, with protein sequence MADKIKILLVDNDVDFVDLNKAVLENSGFEVVTAFSGREGIDKVKVEHPDLIVLDLMMEKHDAGFSFAKQIKADPIFKRIPILMLTSVAEVTGFGFSQELDGYWMKTDDYAEKPIMPDELVRRVRALLEKSKEKEQPR encoded by the coding sequence GTGGCTGATAAAATAAAAATTTTGTTGGTTGACAACGATGTTGACTTTGTGGATTTGAATAAAGCGGTGCTCGAAAATAGCGGCTTTGAAGTGGTTACCGCCTTCTCCGGCCGTGAGGGGATTGATAAAGTAAAGGTCGAACATCCAGATTTGATAGTGCTCGATCTGATGATGGAAAAACATGATGCTGGTTTTTCGTTTGCAAAACAGATCAAAGCTGATCCGATTTTCAAGCGAATCCCCATTTTGATGCTCACTTCAGTAGCCGAAGTGACTGGCTTCGGTTTCTCTCAGGAACTCGATGGTTATTGGATGAAGACCGACGATTACGCAGAAAAGCCGATTATGCCAGACGAACTGGTTCGCAGGGTCAGGGCATTGCTGGAGAAATCTAAGGAGAAGGAGCAGCCGCGCTAA
- the ligA gene encoding NAD-dependent DNA ligase LigA, producing the protein MITPTIEKRIKELRDQINYHNYRYYVLDEPEISDAEYDRLMRELQQLEQQYPELITPDSPTQRVGAAPLEAFETVAHTIPMLSLDNGFDEADIREFDNRLRKLLPAGEKIEYVAECKLDGLAVELIYERGSFTVGSTRGDGMVGENVTQNLKTIRTVPLRLIDRKLPIPERIEVRGEVVFPVRAFEALNRQREQAGEPLFANPRNAAAGSLRQLDPKITASRPLEIFFHSLGQVIGYEFETHWQFLDALQAWGLRVTPQRRLCQSLDEVFQFYRELEQQREQMAYEIDGVVIKLNSLAQRELVGIKSRSPRWAIAYKFPARQEITQILDIKAQVGRTGTLTPVAIMRPVQIGGVEVSRATLHNQDEIDSKDIRIGDWVVVQRAGDVIPEVVKVVESRRTGAERKYQIPDTCPVCGGHVVRLPGEAAHRCQNLSCPAQLKQQIRHFASRDAMDIEGLGDKLIDQLVDKGLVKDTADLYFLTKSQWANLERMANKSAQNILDALERSKNIPLDRFIYSLGIRYVGEHTASLLADHFKTLDNLKNASYEELLGVYEIGTQTAQSIVQFFSEPKNLNTIDRLLQAGIKIQSPVAAKGDLLAGKTFVFTGTLQSMTRDEAERLVESLGGHAASSVSKKTDYVVVGTDPGSKATKARELGVKILSEQEFKEMVRL; encoded by the coding sequence ATGATTACTCCAACCATCGAAAAGCGAATTAAAGAATTAAGGGATCAAATCAATTATCATAATTACCGCTATTATGTTTTGGATGAGCCTGAGATCTCCGATGCGGAATATGATCGGTTGATGCGGGAACTACAGCAACTGGAGCAGCAATATCCAGAGTTAATCACCCCGGATTCGCCGACGCAGCGGGTTGGGGCAGCACCGCTGGAGGCGTTTGAGACCGTGGCTCATACGATCCCTATGTTGAGCCTGGATAACGGATTCGATGAGGCTGATATTCGGGAATTCGATAATCGCCTTCGGAAACTTTTGCCGGCAGGCGAGAAGATCGAATATGTAGCTGAATGCAAATTAGATGGGCTGGCTGTGGAGCTCATCTACGAGCGGGGTAGCTTCACGGTCGGCTCAACCCGAGGCGATGGCATGGTGGGCGAGAACGTCACGCAAAATTTGAAGACGATTCGAACCGTTCCTCTTCGGTTAATTGACCGAAAGCTGCCGATTCCTGAGCGGATTGAGGTTCGGGGTGAAGTTGTTTTTCCAGTGAGAGCGTTCGAGGCGCTCAATCGCCAAAGGGAGCAGGCTGGCGAGCCGTTATTCGCTAACCCGCGCAATGCTGCTGCTGGTTCGCTGCGCCAATTAGACCCGAAGATCACTGCATCGCGCCCGCTGGAGATCTTCTTTCATAGTTTGGGCCAGGTGATTGGCTATGAATTCGAAACGCATTGGCAATTTTTGGATGCATTGCAGGCTTGGGGCTTGCGCGTAACGCCGCAACGTCGTCTCTGCCAAAGCCTCGATGAGGTGTTTCAATTTTATCGCGAACTTGAGCAACAGCGCGAGCAAATGGCCTACGAGATCGACGGCGTGGTGATCAAATTAAATAGTTTGGCCCAGCGGGAGTTGGTTGGCATCAAATCGCGCAGCCCACGATGGGCTATCGCCTACAAATTTCCCGCTCGGCAGGAGATCACCCAGATACTGGATATCAAGGCTCAGGTGGGCAGAACTGGGACCTTGACGCCAGTGGCGATCATGCGCCCGGTGCAGATCGGCGGCGTGGAGGTGAGCCGTGCCACGCTGCACAACCAGGATGAAATCGATAGCAAGGACATCCGCATCGGGGATTGGGTAGTAGTGCAACGGGCTGGAGATGTCATCCCTGAGGTGGTGAAGGTGGTGGAATCACGACGCACCGGGGCAGAGCGAAAATACCAGATTCCAGATACTTGTCCGGTCTGCGGCGGCCATGTGGTTCGGCTCCCTGGTGAGGCTGCCCATCGCTGCCAGAACCTATCCTGCCCCGCCCAGCTCAAACAGCAAATCCGACATTTCGCCAGCCGCGATGCGATGGATATCGAGGGCTTGGGAGATAAATTGATCGACCAACTGGTGGACAAAGGGCTGGTAAAAGATACTGCCGATCTCTATTTTCTGACCAAATCTCAATGGGCTAATTTGGAGCGAATGGCCAACAAATCGGCTCAAAATATCCTCGACGCCCTGGAGCGCAGTAAAAATATCCCGCTGGACCGATTTATTTATAGCTTGGGCATCCGCTATGTCGGCGAGCACACCGCCAGCCTGTTAGCTGATCATTTTAAAACGCTGGACAATCTGAAAAACGCCAGCTACGAGGAACTGCTGGGCGTCTATGAGATCGGCACACAAACAGCGCAAAGCATCGTCCAGTTTTTCAGCGAGCCTAAAAATCTCAACACCATCGATCGTCTGCTTCAGGCTGGCATTAAGATCCAATCCCCAGTTGCTGCTAAAGGGGATCTCCTGGCAGGAAAAACGTTTGTCTTCACTGGCACCTTGCAAAGTATGACACGCGATGAGGCAGAACGATTGGTGGAATCGCTGGGCGGGCACGCTGCTTCGTCGGTCAGCAAAAAAACCGACTACGTTGTGGTGGGTACTGATCCCGGCTCAAAAGCCACTAAAGCTCGAGAGTTAGGAGTAAAGATTTTGAGTGAACAGGAATTTAAAGAAATGGTGCGATTGTAA
- the ltaE gene encoding low-specificity L-threonine aldolase: MNKIVDLRSDTVTRPSPEMRRAMAEAEVGDDVFGDDPTVNLLQTKVAELLGKEAALFTPSGTMANTIAILAHTQPGDEVIVERESHTFNYEVAGAAVIGGVQINTILGERGIITADQIAREIREPNVHVPPTRLICLENTHNRGGGSIYPIDKIQAIHALAQQHGLKMHLDGARLFNACVATGLHPKDYAKYFDSVMFCFSKGLGAPVGSILAGSKPFIQRAHRIRKMLGGGMRQVGILAAAALYALEHNVQRLAEDHRHAKMLATALAQIKGFRLDPDQVETNIVIFDVAHSGRSVAEVLNRLKSKGILMVPFGPSLVRAVTHLDVSREDIDFTIQTLHELFD, encoded by the coding sequence ATGAACAAAATAGTCGATTTGCGAAGCGATACAGTCACTCGGCCTTCCCCTGAGATGCGACGCGCCATGGCCGAGGCAGAGGTGGGAGACGATGTGTTTGGTGACGATCCCACGGTGAATCTTCTCCAAACGAAGGTGGCTGAACTCTTGGGCAAAGAAGCAGCGCTGTTTACGCCGTCGGGTACTATGGCCAATACGATCGCCATTTTGGCGCACACCCAGCCCGGGGATGAGGTGATTGTGGAGCGAGAATCGCATACTTTCAATTATGAAGTTGCTGGAGCGGCGGTCATCGGCGGGGTACAGATCAATACCATCTTGGGAGAGCGCGGGATAATCACGGCTGATCAGATCGCCAGAGAGATTCGGGAGCCGAACGTGCATGTGCCACCTACTCGATTGATCTGTTTGGAGAACACGCACAATCGCGGAGGTGGTTCGATCTATCCAATCGATAAGATTCAAGCCATCCACGCGTTAGCACAGCAACATGGACTCAAAATGCATCTGGACGGCGCTCGATTGTTCAATGCCTGTGTGGCCACAGGGCTCCATCCCAAAGATTACGCCAAGTATTTCGATTCAGTGATGTTCTGCTTCTCCAAGGGACTTGGCGCGCCAGTTGGTTCAATCTTGGCTGGTTCAAAGCCATTTATCCAGCGAGCCCATCGCATTCGCAAGATGCTGGGCGGCGGAATGCGTCAAGTGGGAATTTTAGCAGCCGCTGCGCTTTATGCTCTTGAACATAATGTGCAGCGACTGGCCGAGGATCATCGCCATGCGAAGATGCTGGCAACTGCTTTGGCTCAAATTAAAGGCTTTCGCCTCGATCCTGATCAAGTGGAAACCAACATCGTGATTTTTGACGTCGCTCATTCGGGCAGATCCGTAGCAGAGGTACTGAATCGTCTGAAGTCAAAGGGCATCCTTATGGTACCTTTCGGTCCATCGCTGGTGCGAGCCGTCACCCATCTCGATGTTTCTCGCGAGGATATCGATTTCACAATCCAGACGCTTCATGAATTATTTGACTGA
- a CDS encoding DUF2179 domain-containing protein produces MTDSIVDYVIVPALIFSARIIDVSIGTIRVILLSRGNRLIAPLMGFFEVIIWLAAIGKVMQNLTNVVCYIAYGAGFATGNYVGMLIESKLALGYQIVRIISTSPLQLLPNELRNEGYGVTVLKGRGASGVVHILFSVISRKKVNDFIKLVLSIEPKAFISVEDVRSSYSGYLPTTPRGNSFWMRRIFKKK; encoded by the coding sequence ATGACAGATTCGATCGTAGATTATGTCATTGTTCCGGCTTTAATTTTTTCCGCCCGGATCATCGATGTTTCGATTGGAACGATTCGGGTGATCTTATTATCGCGCGGCAACCGGCTGATCGCCCCTCTAATGGGATTCTTTGAGGTGATCATCTGGTTGGCGGCGATCGGCAAAGTGATGCAAAATTTAACCAATGTCGTGTGCTACATCGCCTATGGTGCTGGATTCGCCACGGGAAACTATGTCGGCATGTTGATCGAATCGAAACTGGCGTTGGGATATCAGATCGTGCGCATCATCTCAACCAGCCCTCTGCAATTGCTTCCCAACGAACTCCGCAACGAGGGCTACGGCGTCACCGTGCTAAAAGGCCGCGGTGCTAGCGGTGTGGTCCATATTTTGTTCTCAGTTATTTCCCGAAAAAAAGTGAACGATTTTATCAAATTGGTCCTAAGCATTGAACCCAAGGCGTTCATTTCCGTCGAGGACGTTCGCTCGTCCTATTCTGGCTATTTGCCAACAACGCCCCGAGGCAACTCATTCTGGATGAGAAGAATCTTTAAGAAAAAATGA
- a CDS encoding PLP-dependent aminotransferase family protein produces MEEKFAELYSEHIKQMKASAIREICKLIAKPEIISLAGGWPDPATFPVEEAREILADILEKQWRYALQYGTTEGLPEFREFIAQWAKQHEHIDITADQILLTTGSTQGMDLAGKTLINPGDLICAELPTYFLGAFTIYGAKVIGIPIDDHGIQTDQFEQKLKELYRNGQRIKLLYIQPNFQNPTGATLALDRRHQVIQLANEYNFMIVEDNPYGDINFEAQSLPALKALDRSERVIYLRSFSKVFSPGIRLAWAAGEAQVIRKMAIAKQYIDACSCTLSQYLMYEFCKRGYLEQQIQKNISFYQAKRDFMLQALERYFPESVQWNRPKGGFFIFVRLPDYMDAGEILEEAVANNVAFISGAPFYIDGSGCNTMRLSYAQSSNHEIEQAIKVIGQIIKKRLKS; encoded by the coding sequence ATGGAAGAAAAATTTGCTGAGCTCTATTCAGAGCATATCAAACAGATGAAAGCCTCTGCTATCCGTGAAATTTGCAAATTGATCGCCAAACCAGAGATCATTTCTCTGGCTGGTGGATGGCCAGACCCAGCGACATTCCCCGTCGAGGAAGCACGCGAGATCCTTGCGGATATTCTCGAGAAACAGTGGCGCTATGCCTTACAATACGGGACGACTGAAGGCCTGCCCGAATTTCGGGAGTTCATCGCTCAATGGGCCAAACAGCACGAGCATATCGACATCACGGCCGATCAGATCCTGCTGACCACTGGCTCAACCCAAGGAATGGATCTGGCTGGCAAAACATTGATTAACCCCGGCGATCTGATCTGTGCAGAGTTGCCCACTTATTTCCTCGGTGCCTTCACGATCTATGGCGCCAAAGTCATCGGAATTCCAATCGATGACCATGGCATTCAAACCGATCAATTTGAACAAAAATTAAAGGAATTGTATCGAAATGGCCAGCGGATCAAATTGCTTTACATCCAACCGAATTTCCAAAATCCCACTGGAGCCACCTTAGCTTTAGATCGTCGGCATCAAGTGATCCAGTTGGCCAATGAATATAATTTCATGATTGTCGAGGATAATCCATACGGCGACATAAATTTCGAGGCCCAATCGCTGCCAGCTTTAAAAGCACTGGATCGATCGGAGCGAGTTATCTACCTCCGATCGTTTTCAAAAGTGTTTTCTCCAGGGATTCGGCTTGCCTGGGCTGCTGGGGAGGCTCAAGTCATTCGCAAGATGGCTATTGCCAAGCAATATATTGATGCCTGTAGCTGCACGCTATCCCAATATCTCATGTACGAATTCTGCAAACGGGGGTATCTGGAGCAACAGATCCAAAAAAATATTTCGTTCTATCAGGCCAAACGCGATTTCATGCTACAAGCGCTGGAACGGTACTTTCCTGAATCGGTTCAATGGAACCGACCGAAAGGGGGATTTTTCATCTTCGTTCGATTGCCAGACTACATGGATGCTGGAGAAATTCTGGAGGAAGCAGTGGCCAACAACGTCGCTTTCATCTCTGGAGCACCTTTTTACATTGATGGCAGTGGCTGCAATACGATGCGGTTATCTTATGCGCAATCGTCAAATCATGAAATCGAACAAGCGATTAAAGTGATTGGGCAAATCATCAAAAAGCGGCTCAAATCCTAA
- a CDS encoding homoserine dehydrogenase, with product MKHKLILIGFGVVGQGLTEILISKKDFLQQKFGFEYEIVAVSDLLKGSIANPQGLDPIMLLDLVKSGKKLNEYSHGTTGMDALTTINRVDADIMIEVSYTDVKTGEPATSHCRAAFQRGMHVVTTNKGPVALFYHDLKKLASSKGLMFGIEGTVMSGTPVLNTGMKSLAGCNFTRISGILNGTTNFILTEMEQGKSYEAALKKAQELGYAEADPTGDVEGWDALAKVIILSNVLMGGNVKFQDAEREGITKITLEDVQKAKAEGARWKLIGETSIQEGKIKAKVAPKKLPLSDPLASVMGATNAITFETDLMGNVTVIGKGAGKIETGFSVLSDLLDIHRTVTGR from the coding sequence ATGAAGCACAAACTTATTTTAATCGGATTCGGAGTTGTTGGTCAGGGATTAACCGAAATTCTCATTTCTAAAAAAGATTTTCTCCAACAAAAGTTTGGTTTTGAGTATGAAATTGTCGCTGTCTCAGATTTGCTGAAAGGATCGATTGCCAATCCGCAGGGGCTTGATCCTATAATGTTGCTCGATCTGGTGAAATCTGGCAAAAAGCTGAATGAATACTCGCATGGAACAACTGGAATGGATGCGCTGACCACCATTAACCGGGTTGATGCGGATATTATGATCGAGGTTTCCTACACAGATGTGAAGACCGGCGAGCCTGCGACATCGCATTGCCGAGCGGCTTTCCAAAGAGGGATGCATGTGGTCACGACCAACAAAGGCCCAGTGGCGCTGTTCTATCATGATCTGAAAAAATTAGCCAGCTCAAAAGGCTTGATGTTCGGCATCGAGGGGACAGTGATGAGCGGCACTCCAGTGCTCAATACTGGGATGAAAAGTCTGGCTGGCTGCAACTTCACCCGTATCAGCGGCATTTTGAACGGCACGACCAACTTCATCTTGACCGAGATGGAGCAAGGCAAATCTTATGAAGCGGCTTTGAAAAAAGCCCAGGAATTGGGGTATGCTGAGGCTGATCCCACAGGCGATGTTGAGGGCTGGGATGCATTGGCCAAAGTGATTATCCTTTCCAATGTGTTGATGGGAGGCAATGTGAAATTCCAAGACGCCGAACGAGAGGGCATTACCAAAATCACGCTCGAAGATGTTCAAAAAGCCAAAGCAGAAGGAGCGCGCTGGAAGCTCATCGGCGAGACCAGCATCCAAGAAGGCAAAATCAAAGCCAAGGTTGCGCCCAAAAAACTGCCGCTTTCCGATCCCTTGGCAAGCGTGATGGGTGCTACCAATGCCATCACCTTCGAAACCGATCTCATGGGCAATGTGACGGTCATCGGCAAAGGGGCTGGGAAAATCGAGACTGGATTTTCAGTTTTAAGCGACCTATTGGATATTCATCGCACCGTGACGGGCAGGTAA